A stretch of Gemmatimonas aurantiaca T-27 DNA encodes these proteins:
- the dnaE gene encoding DNA polymerase III subunit alpha gives MSFVHLHCHSEYSLLDGANRIDDLIKRAQHFEMPALAITDHGNMHAAWEFQEKARKAGIKPILGMEAYVAPGDRRQRGRPAPGVKPYYHLVLLARDIVGYRNLVKLTSLGYTEGFYTKPRIDRELLAQYSEGLIVSSACLAGEVASHLMEDRVDQAREAAAWYAELFKGRYHLEVQAHTSEGQAILNAKILSLADELSLPVVATNDAHFLKHEDHDAHDVLLCIGLGKDRNDRDRMKYDDGLYFKAPDEIRTFFPGREDVLTNTLAIADAVDVQFAKKYYVPSFPLPEGVATENDMLVQIATDGAKERYGDPLPANVQERLDYELGVITKTGYAGYFLITADFIKAARDRGIPVGPGRGSAAGSLVAYATRITDVCPLEFDLLFERFLNPERVSMPDVDVDFCFERRGEVIEYVRQKYGKDSVGQIVTFGTMKSRAAIKDVGRTLGFTPAETDALAKLIPNAPNFSLTVKEAIEQVPEVKAFYKNDERYRQLLDFAVKLEGLSRHTGVHAAGVVIAPGPLDEFVPICTQASKGAGGDGDERVIVTQYDMTALEKAGMLKMDFLGLTTLTVITDTLRNIKERLGKDVVLEERGFTDEKTYQVLRAGRTGGVFQFESPLATDVLKRMRCDRFDDLVASNALLRPGPLDAGMHNVYIRRKRGEEPTVYALPELEPILSNTYGVITYQEQVMRIAQVLAGISLAEADVLRKAVGKKDAELIKKELGKFTEKAIARGYSKKIIEELAGQIETFGRYGFNKSHSVAYSVVAYHTAYLKTHYPAEFMAALLSSNIGKTEEVIKYIAEAREMGIEVLAPDVNESGWRFTVIGDKRIRFGLGAIRNVGKGAIDSLLAARTEGAFPTLHDLCGRVDLRLCNKRVFEALVAAGACDTLGGHRAQLLGALDHAISEASLQQEEAERGQGSLFGDLMGDAPGNGGGNNAAPQMLPNIAMWSESERLQREKELLGFYISGHPLEPHRTECELFATSTVAKLGTWTAEPVTIGVVVTAIRKQISKRTGAEFARLTVEDFSGSSEVLVFPEAWGVIAERVRPDVPLLLKGGYSRKDQDVEGATFIVNEVTRFAELRASGDVAVAIDLGVSLDLSPAMMDDVRAKVESHEGSAPLEVRWLDGNGKVVRFRSKSLRVTASPAILSDLRALLGADRVRLVRTGG, from the coding sequence ATGTCGTTCGTCCACCTGCACTGCCACTCCGAGTATTCGCTCCTCGACGGCGCGAATCGTATCGATGATCTGATCAAACGCGCGCAGCACTTCGAGATGCCTGCGCTCGCGATCACCGATCACGGTAACATGCACGCCGCCTGGGAGTTCCAGGAAAAGGCGCGCAAGGCCGGCATCAAGCCCATCCTCGGGATGGAAGCCTATGTCGCGCCAGGCGATCGCCGCCAGCGCGGGCGTCCCGCCCCCGGGGTCAAGCCGTACTACCACCTCGTGCTGCTGGCCCGCGACATCGTGGGCTACCGCAATCTCGTCAAGCTCACCTCCCTCGGATACACCGAAGGCTTCTACACGAAGCCCCGGATCGACCGTGAGCTGCTCGCCCAGTATTCCGAAGGGTTGATCGTTTCGTCGGCCTGCCTGGCTGGTGAAGTCGCGTCACACCTCATGGAAGACCGCGTCGATCAGGCGCGGGAGGCCGCGGCGTGGTATGCGGAGCTCTTCAAGGGGCGCTATCACCTCGAGGTGCAGGCGCACACCAGCGAAGGACAGGCGATCCTCAATGCGAAGATCCTGTCGCTCGCTGACGAGTTGAGCCTGCCGGTGGTGGCCACGAACGACGCGCACTTCCTCAAGCACGAGGATCACGACGCGCACGACGTGCTGCTGTGCATCGGCCTGGGCAAGGATCGCAACGACCGCGATCGCATGAAGTACGACGATGGATTGTACTTCAAGGCCCCCGATGAGATCCGCACGTTTTTCCCGGGTCGTGAGGACGTGCTCACGAACACGCTGGCCATCGCCGATGCGGTGGACGTGCAGTTCGCGAAGAAGTACTACGTGCCGTCGTTCCCGCTGCCCGAAGGGGTGGCGACCGAGAACGACATGCTCGTGCAGATCGCCACGGACGGTGCGAAGGAACGTTATGGCGATCCGCTGCCGGCCAATGTGCAGGAGCGACTCGACTACGAGTTGGGCGTCATCACGAAGACCGGGTATGCCGGCTACTTCCTGATCACGGCCGATTTCATCAAGGCGGCGCGTGATCGTGGCATTCCGGTTGGCCCGGGCCGCGGTTCTGCGGCAGGCTCGCTGGTCGCCTATGCGACCCGCATCACCGACGTCTGCCCGCTCGAATTCGACCTGCTGTTCGAACGCTTCCTGAACCCCGAACGCGTGTCCATGCCCGACGTGGACGTGGACTTCTGCTTCGAGCGGCGCGGGGAAGTGATCGAGTACGTGCGGCAGAAGTACGGCAAGGACAGCGTTGGGCAGATCGTCACGTTCGGCACCATGAAGTCGCGTGCCGCCATCAAGGATGTGGGGCGCACCTTGGGCTTCACGCCAGCGGAAACGGACGCGCTGGCCAAGCTGATCCCGAACGCACCAAACTTCTCGCTCACCGTCAAGGAAGCGATCGAGCAGGTGCCGGAAGTAAAGGCGTTCTACAAGAACGACGAACGCTACCGGCAGTTGCTCGACTTCGCGGTCAAGCTCGAAGGTCTCTCACGGCACACCGGTGTGCACGCCGCCGGCGTGGTGATCGCGCCGGGTCCGCTCGACGAGTTCGTCCCCATCTGCACGCAGGCCTCCAAGGGAGCCGGCGGCGATGGTGACGAGCGGGTGATCGTCACGCAGTACGACATGACGGCGCTCGAAAAGGCCGGCATGCTCAAGATGGACTTCCTCGGCCTCACCACACTCACCGTCATCACCGACACGCTCCGCAACATCAAGGAGCGACTCGGCAAGGACGTGGTGCTGGAAGAGCGCGGCTTCACCGACGAAAAAACGTACCAGGTGTTGCGTGCCGGCCGTACCGGCGGCGTGTTCCAGTTCGAATCGCCACTGGCCACGGACGTGCTCAAGCGCATGCGCTGCGACCGATTCGACGACTTGGTCGCCTCGAACGCGCTGCTACGTCCCGGCCCGCTCGATGCCGGCATGCACAACGTGTACATCCGGCGCAAGCGCGGCGAAGAGCCCACGGTGTACGCGCTGCCCGAACTCGAACCCATCCTCTCCAACACCTACGGCGTCATCACCTATCAGGAACAGGTGATGCGTATTGCCCAGGTGCTGGCCGGCATTTCGCTGGCCGAAGCCGACGTGCTGCGAAAGGCCGTGGGCAAGAAGGACGCGGAGCTCATCAAAAAGGAGCTCGGCAAGTTCACCGAGAAGGCGATCGCGCGCGGCTACAGCAAGAAGATCATCGAAGAGCTCGCGGGACAGATCGAAACGTTCGGGCGGTACGGCTTCAACAAGAGTCACTCGGTGGCGTACTCGGTGGTTGCCTACCACACCGCGTACCTCAAGACACACTACCCGGCCGAGTTCATGGCGGCACTGCTGTCGTCGAACATCGGGAAGACGGAAGAAGTGATCAAGTACATCGCCGAAGCCCGGGAAATGGGTATCGAGGTGCTGGCGCCCGATGTGAATGAATCGGGCTGGCGCTTCACGGTCATCGGCGACAAACGCATCCGCTTCGGGCTCGGCGCCATTCGCAACGTGGGCAAGGGCGCGATCGATTCCCTGCTGGCGGCGCGCACCGAAGGCGCCTTCCCCACCCTGCATGACCTGTGCGGGCGTGTCGACCTGCGCCTGTGCAACAAGCGTGTGTTCGAAGCCCTCGTGGCCGCGGGTGCCTGTGATACGCTGGGTGGACACCGCGCCCAGCTACTGGGGGCGCTCGACCACGCCATCAGCGAAGCGTCCTTGCAGCAGGAAGAAGCGGAACGGGGACAGGGCTCGCTGTTTGGGGACCTCATGGGCGACGCCCCCGGCAATGGCGGAGGGAACAACGCCGCCCCGCAGATGCTTCCCAACATCGCCATGTGGTCGGAAAGCGAGCGGCTGCAACGGGAAAAGGAGCTGCTCGGCTTCTACATCTCGGGCCATCCGCTCGAGCCACACCGAACAGAGTGCGAACTCTTTGCCACCAGCACCGTGGCGAAGCTCGGTACCTGGACGGCAGAGCCGGTGACCATCGGTGTGGTGGTGACGGCAATCCGTAAACAGATCTCCAAACGCACCGGAGCGGAGTTCGCCCGGTTGACAGTCGAGGATTTTTCCGGATCTTCTGAGGTGCTGGTGTTTCCGGAAGCGTGGGGGGTGATTGCCGAACGTGTGCGCCCCGACGTGCCACTGCTGCTCAAGGGTGGCTACTCCAGGAAGGATCAGGACGTCGAAGGCGCTACTTTCATCGTGAACGAGGTCACGCGCTTCGCGGAGCTGCGGGCCAGCGGTGATGTGGCGGTGGCAATCGATCTGGGCGTCAGCCTGGATCTATCGCCGGCGATGATGGATGATGTCCGTGCCAAGGTGGAGTCCCATGAAGGGTCTGCTCCGCTGGAAGTGCGGTGGCTGGATGGCAACGGCAAGGTGGTCCGTTTCCGGTCCAAGTCACTCAGGGTCACGGCATCACCGGCAATTCTCTCGGATCTTCGCGCGCTGCTTGGCGCCGACCGTGTGCGCCTCGTGCGCACCGGTGGCTGA
- a CDS encoding acetyl-CoA carboxylase carboxyltransferase subunit alpha: protein MAAAPVLEFERPIADLEKQIEELKRLAADRSLDVAEELAPLQKKLGDLRIQIYQNLSPLQRVQVARMSRRPFTSDYIKHAFSDFIELHGDRLFREDAAIMAGWARLEGETVMLIGHERGRDTKENLKRNFGMPHPEGYRKALRLMKLAEKFQVPVLTFIDTPGAWPGLGAEERGQSEAIARNLLEMSQLQVPIIATIIGEGGSGGALALGVADRVLMFENSVYSTISVEGCAAILWKDGKSQEMREKAATALRVTAADLVELRVIDEVIQEPVGGAHADHAATARALRETLTRNLEELRRLKPDKLVRRRREKFLRMGQFTE, encoded by the coding sequence ATGGCTGCTGCCCCGGTTCTCGAGTTCGAGCGTCCCATTGCGGATCTCGAAAAGCAGATCGAGGAGCTGAAGCGACTCGCCGCTGACCGCTCACTCGATGTGGCGGAGGAGTTGGCGCCGCTGCAGAAGAAGCTGGGTGATCTGCGCATTCAGATCTACCAGAACCTTTCCCCGTTGCAGCGGGTGCAGGTGGCGCGTATGTCGCGCCGGCCATTCACATCGGACTACATCAAGCACGCGTTTTCCGATTTCATCGAGCTGCACGGCGATCGCCTCTTCCGCGAAGATGCGGCGATCATGGCCGGCTGGGCGCGCCTGGAAGGTGAGACGGTCATGCTCATCGGTCATGAGCGTGGCCGTGACACCAAGGAAAACCTCAAGCGCAACTTCGGGATGCCGCACCCCGAGGGATATCGCAAGGCGCTCCGCCTGATGAAGCTGGCCGAGAAGTTCCAGGTGCCCGTGTTGACCTTCATCGATACACCGGGTGCGTGGCCCGGCCTCGGTGCGGAAGAACGTGGCCAGAGTGAAGCCATCGCACGCAACCTGCTGGAGATGAGCCAGCTCCAGGTGCCCATCATCGCGACCATCATTGGTGAAGGTGGCTCGGGTGGCGCGCTGGCACTCGGTGTGGCCGACCGCGTGCTCATGTTCGAGAATTCGGTCTATTCCACCATTTCCGTCGAAGGCTGTGCCGCGATTCTCTGGAAGGACGGCAAGAGTCAGGAGATGCGTGAGAAGGCCGCCACCGCGCTGCGGGTCACGGCGGCCGACCTCGTCGAACTCCGGGTGATCGATGAAGTGATCCAGGAGCCCGTTGGCGGCGCCCACGCGGACCATGCCGCCACGGCGCGTGCACTCCGCGAAACCCTCACCCGCAATCTCGAGGAGCTGCGTCGCCTCAAGCCGGACAAACTTGTTCGCCGGCGCCGCGAGAAGTTCCTGCGGATGGGACAGTTCACTGAGTGA
- a CDS encoding M16 family metallopeptidase — translation MNRFLHRATALAAALLVITPAIAVGQRAPVKPAAPRDSFALTAALPVDPAVRVGTLPNGIKYYVRRNAKPEQRAELRLVVNAGSILEDEDQRGLAHFVEHMAFNGTTNFAKNDIVKYLESIGVRFGADLNAYTGFDETIYILPVPTDSAGILERSFRFLGDVASGIKFDSAEVVAERGVVLAEWRDGLGVGERLRDKQFPVIFRGSRYAERLPIGKPEIIEGATPAPLKRFWRDWYRPDLMAVVAVGDVDPARLERLIRTTFASIPRRPSPRPRTIATVPAHDSTLVTIATDKELTSSNVGVLWKRPGKATRTVGDLRVGLLDELYDGMINQRFRELALKADAPFVGAGASSGAFVRGSAYSSLDANAREGQVIESLQAILTEAERVQRHGFLAAELDRARTNMLRGYERAYAERDKSPSGAFVDEYVNHYLVGDGIPGIAFEYAAVQKLLPNVTLDEVNALAQQRSGAANRVVTVTVPDKDGLAVPTEAEVRRVFGTLVAADIKPWVETVSDEDLVPTPPAAGKVVSERTVASLDVTDWTLSNGVRVLVKPTDFNADQIVMSAWSPGGASLVADKDVFKTSLTPTVIERGGVGAFSLIDLTKKLTGKVASVNTGIGDLSESLNGRASPRDLETLLQLTWLRMTAPRVDSAAFQALLPPIETALRNKDANPGAVFSDTVQVTLAGGHPRVRPLTIDMLSELNLGEMFNIYRDRFGDASEFTFLFVGNVDPATLKPLVEQWLGALPASGRKEEPRDVGPKQFTGVIDKTVRKGIAPQSQTAVLLAGSAPWSREEAYLLSSVGEVLEMRLLDRLREALGGTYSVSVSTAFSRRLRQEWQIAISYGSAPDNAEQMFKAVEQELDSLRRTPPTAAEVERVREQQRRELEVAKKQNGYWLNTIRGRVENGDPLDGPIEDEARIGTLTADKLAAAAKRYLMETNRARFVLLPERPQ, via the coding sequence ATGAACCGCTTCCTGCACCGGGCCACTGCCCTCGCGGCCGCGCTTCTCGTCATCACACCCGCCATCGCAGTCGGGCAGAGAGCACCCGTCAAGCCGGCCGCCCCGCGCGATTCGTTCGCGCTGACGGCCGCCTTGCCGGTAGACCCTGCCGTGCGCGTGGGCACGCTGCCCAATGGCATCAAGTACTACGTACGCCGCAACGCCAAGCCCGAGCAACGGGCCGAGTTGCGGCTGGTGGTGAATGCCGGTTCGATCCTGGAAGACGAAGACCAGCGCGGCCTCGCGCACTTCGTGGAGCACATGGCGTTCAATGGCACCACCAACTTCGCGAAGAACGACATCGTGAAGTACCTCGAGTCCATCGGCGTGCGATTTGGTGCCGATCTCAATGCCTACACGGGATTTGACGAGACCATCTACATCCTGCCCGTGCCCACCGACAGCGCCGGCATTCTCGAGCGCAGTTTCCGTTTCCTGGGCGACGTGGCGAGTGGCATCAAATTCGACTCCGCCGAAGTGGTCGCCGAGCGTGGTGTGGTGCTCGCCGAATGGCGCGATGGACTCGGCGTGGGCGAACGACTCCGCGACAAGCAGTTCCCTGTGATTTTCCGCGGTTCGCGATACGCCGAACGCCTGCCCATCGGCAAACCCGAGATCATCGAAGGTGCCACACCGGCGCCGCTCAAGCGCTTCTGGCGCGATTGGTACCGCCCCGACCTGATGGCCGTCGTGGCTGTGGGTGACGTCGATCCCGCGCGCCTCGAGCGCCTGATCCGTACCACCTTTGCCAGCATTCCGCGTCGTCCGTCGCCGCGCCCTCGCACCATTGCCACGGTGCCCGCACACGACTCCACGCTGGTCACCATTGCCACCGACAAGGAACTCACGTCGTCGAATGTGGGCGTACTCTGGAAGCGCCCCGGAAAGGCAACGCGCACCGTGGGCGATCTCCGGGTCGGCCTGCTCGATGAATTGTACGATGGCATGATCAACCAACGCTTTCGCGAACTCGCACTCAAAGCCGACGCACCGTTTGTGGGCGCCGGAGCGAGCAGCGGCGCGTTCGTGCGTGGCAGTGCCTACTCGTCACTCGACGCCAATGCCCGCGAAGGACAGGTCATCGAGTCGTTGCAAGCCATTCTGACGGAAGCCGAGCGTGTGCAGCGGCACGGCTTTCTGGCCGCGGAGCTCGATCGAGCGCGCACCAACATGCTGCGTGGTTATGAACGGGCCTATGCCGAGCGTGACAAATCCCCCTCTGGGGCATTCGTCGACGAGTATGTGAACCACTACCTGGTGGGTGACGGCATCCCGGGTATCGCGTTCGAATACGCCGCCGTGCAGAAGCTGCTGCCCAATGTCACGCTCGATGAAGTGAACGCGCTGGCGCAGCAACGCAGTGGTGCGGCAAACCGCGTGGTCACCGTGACGGTGCCGGACAAGGATGGACTCGCCGTGCCCACCGAAGCGGAAGTGCGTCGCGTGTTTGGCACGCTGGTGGCGGCCGACATCAAGCCATGGGTCGAAACGGTCAGCGATGAAGACCTGGTGCCCACGCCGCCTGCGGCCGGCAAGGTGGTGAGCGAACGCACCGTGGCGTCGCTGGATGTGACCGACTGGACGTTGTCGAATGGCGTGCGGGTGCTGGTGAAGCCCACCGACTTCAATGCCGACCAGATCGTGATGAGCGCCTGGAGCCCGGGCGGGGCGAGTCTGGTGGCCGACAAGGACGTCTTCAAGACCTCGCTGACACCCACCGTGATCGAACGGGGTGGTGTGGGTGCCTTTTCGCTGATCGATCTGACCAAGAAGCTCACCGGCAAGGTGGCGTCGGTGAACACTGGCATCGGCGATCTGAGTGAAAGTCTCAATGGTCGTGCCTCACCACGCGACCTCGAGACACTGCTGCAACTGACGTGGCTGCGCATGACCGCGCCGCGGGTGGACAGTGCCGCATTCCAGGCCCTGTTGCCGCCCATCGAGACCGCGCTGCGCAACAAGGACGCGAATCCTGGTGCGGTATTCTCCGACACGGTGCAAGTGACGCTGGCCGGTGGCCATCCTCGTGTTCGTCCGCTCACCATCGATATGCTGAGTGAACTCAACCTGGGTGAGATGTTCAACATCTATCGCGACCGGTTCGGCGACGCGAGTGAGTTCACGTTCCTGTTTGTCGGCAATGTCGATCCCGCCACGCTCAAGCCGCTGGTGGAACAGTGGCTGGGCGCACTGCCGGCCAGTGGCCGCAAGGAAGAGCCACGCGATGTCGGCCCCAAACAATTCACCGGTGTCATCGACAAGACCGTGCGCAAGGGCATCGCGCCGCAGAGCCAGACCGCCGTGCTGCTGGCCGGCTCCGCGCCTTGGTCGCGTGAGGAAGCCTACCTGCTTTCTTCAGTCGGCGAAGTGCTCGAAATGCGATTGCTCGATCGCCTGCGCGAGGCGCTCGGCGGCACCTACTCGGTTTCGGTGAGCACGGCGTTTTCGCGTCGCCTACGTCAGGAATGGCAGATTGCCATCAGCTATGGCTCGGCGCCCGACAACGCGGAGCAGATGTTCAAAGCCGTTGAGCAGGAGCTCGACTCACTGCGCCGCACACCACCAACGGCCGCAGAAGTGGAACGTGTGCGTGAACAGCAGCGCCGAGAGCTCGAAGTCGCCAAGAAGCAGAATGGCTACTGGCTCAACACCATCCGAGGGCGCGTCGAGAACGGCGACCCGCTCGATGGGCCGATTGAAGATGAAGCCCGTATCGGCACGCTCACGGCGGACAAACTTGCGGCCGCCGCCAAGCGCTACCTCATGGAAACCAACCGCGCGCGTTTTGTGCTGCTTCCAGAGAGACCACAGTAG
- a CDS encoding aminopeptidase: MISQQENGRQDLSGTGHTTWRRWARRIAGALVASLAVLLTLTPMGCYISRAAYEEARILARRQPIERLVVRDNTEPALRAKLALVLAARQFAIDSLGLEAKESFTTFSQLDRDTLVLVVSAAYRDRLKLKTWSFPIVGSFPYKGFFDFAEARRTAAELRAEGFDVSMGPSSAFSTLGWFNDPLVSTTVRQDSVTLVNTVLHELLHNTYFAKGKVSFNESFASFVGGRGAEHFFRSLGDTTLLRRAQDDWHDDLVLGAFWGRTALQIDSIFASLPDSATADRITARDSVYARAQRRLVDSVGPQLRGYPPGWPQRVVLDNAVLLARRVYADGLDRFDSVYVASGANLKLAIDRIIAAHRDSVQRQDR; encoded by the coding sequence ATGATATCGCAGCAGGAGAACGGACGGCAGGACTTGTCAGGGACGGGACACACCACCTGGAGGCGCTGGGCTCGCCGCATCGCTGGCGCCCTGGTGGCATCCCTGGCGGTGCTGCTCACGCTCACCCCCATGGGATGTTACATCTCGCGCGCGGCGTACGAGGAGGCGCGCATCCTCGCCCGTCGACAGCCGATCGAACGCCTCGTGGTGCGCGACAACACCGAACCGGCCTTGCGCGCCAAGCTGGCGCTGGTGCTTGCGGCCCGGCAGTTCGCCATCGATTCGTTGGGCCTCGAGGCCAAGGAGAGTTTCACCACCTTCTCCCAGCTCGATCGCGATACGCTGGTGCTGGTCGTGTCGGCCGCCTACCGGGACCGCCTCAAGCTCAAGACGTGGTCCTTTCCCATCGTGGGCAGTTTCCCCTACAAGGGGTTCTTCGATTTTGCGGAAGCCCGGCGGACAGCGGCGGAACTGCGGGCCGAAGGGTTTGACGTGAGCATGGGACCATCCAGCGCCTTCAGTACACTGGGGTGGTTCAATGATCCCCTGGTGAGCACCACCGTGCGACAGGATTCGGTGACGCTGGTCAACACGGTGCTGCATGAGCTCCTGCACAATACCTACTTCGCCAAGGGCAAGGTGTCTTTCAACGAGTCCTTTGCCTCGTTTGTGGGCGGGCGGGGGGCCGAGCACTTCTTCCGGTCATTGGGCGACACCACCTTGCTGCGTCGCGCGCAGGACGATTGGCACGATGACCTCGTACTTGGCGCGTTCTGGGGCCGCACGGCGCTCCAGATCGACAGCATCTTCGCGTCATTGCCCGATTCGGCAACGGCCGACCGCATCACGGCGCGGGATTCCGTGTATGCACGCGCCCAGCGGCGTCTCGTCGATTCGGTGGGGCCGCAGCTCCGTGGCTACCCGCCGGGCTGGCCGCAGCGGGTAGTACTCGACAACGCGGTCTTGTTGGCACGCCGCGTGTATGCCGATGGCCTTGATCGGTTCGACTCGGTGTACGTGGCGTCGGGGGCCAATCTGAAGCTGGCGATAGACCGGATCATTGCGGCGCATCGGGATTCGGTGCAGCGGCAGGACCGGTGA
- a CDS encoding ATP-dependent helicase, which produces MAEPPRIHLTTQNLPPSLLSEPAEPALNPAQAEAANHGDAPLLIVAGAGSGKTRTLIHRVAALIRRGIPPHRILLLTFTRRSAQEMLSRCERLVGPASQSVQGGTFHGVAHRLLRRFGPSAGLPADFTILDQSDAGDLMGLARSALGYGDLKNAPRSAPRFPRAETLVSIYSRHINTDRPVAELLNELWPHFLAWTGDIERCFGDYIRRKSERNLLDYDDLLLSWALLLEQAPPIAEQIRALYDHVLVDEYQDTNPLQSRILRGLCTNGHITVVGDDAQSIYAFRGATIRNILDFPHEFPGTRIVTLEQNYRSTPHILDSTNVLISRSMERYSKQLFTARTDGERPWLVTVRDESAQTAFVVDRLLELHEQGTPLREMAVLFRAGYLSADLEIELSNRRIPYEKWGGLKFLEAAHIKDILAFVRLLENPRDEVSWYRLLRLLPGVGDATARNAIELLNQHGWAPMAIGAVKAPARAKPGLLAMAALFDGMGRVERADRPHSPSETIRLVRQLYDPLLNATYDDAPPRLADLDQLEIIAAGYTDRTEFLAALALEPPSSTQDLAIGSTDEDDALILSTVHSAKGKEWDAVFVIHASDGVFPMARAAVDDAQIEEERRLLYVALTRARNDLYVVYPLHSYATRTGADFSYTQLSRFLDPGVRNTMQRVTLGDVPDTPALRGELGLTPVEPVVDLRALLRGRFGA; this is translated from the coding sequence ATGGCCGAGCCCCCCCGCATCCACCTCACCACCCAGAACCTCCCCCCTTCCCTTCTCAGCGAGCCTGCGGAGCCCGCCCTCAACCCCGCCCAGGCGGAAGCCGCCAACCACGGCGACGCCCCCCTGCTCATCGTCGCGGGCGCCGGCTCCGGCAAAACCCGCACCCTGATCCACCGGGTCGCCGCTCTTATAAGAAGAGGCATCCCGCCCCACCGTATCCTCCTCCTGACCTTCACCCGTAGGTCCGCCCAGGAGATGCTCTCCCGCTGCGAGCGCCTCGTCGGCCCCGCCTCGCAGTCCGTCCAGGGCGGCACCTTCCACGGCGTCGCGCACCGCCTGCTCCGCCGTTTCGGCCCCTCTGCCGGCCTGCCCGCCGACTTCACCATCCTCGACCAGAGCGATGCCGGCGACCTGATGGGGCTCGCCCGATCCGCACTCGGCTACGGGGACCTCAAGAACGCCCCCCGGTCGGCGCCACGTTTCCCACGCGCCGAAACACTGGTGTCCATCTATTCGCGGCACATCAACACCGACCGCCCCGTGGCGGAGCTGCTGAACGAGCTTTGGCCGCACTTCCTGGCCTGGACGGGCGACATCGAGCGCTGCTTCGGCGACTACATCCGCCGGAAGAGTGAGCGCAACCTGCTCGACTACGACGACCTGCTGCTGTCGTGGGCGCTCCTGCTCGAGCAGGCACCACCAATCGCCGAGCAGATCCGGGCGTTGTACGACCATGTGCTCGTCGACGAATACCAGGACACCAATCCGCTGCAGTCCCGCATCCTGCGCGGCTTGTGCACCAACGGGCACATCACGGTGGTCGGCGACGATGCGCAAAGCATCTACGCGTTCCGCGGCGCGACCATCCGCAACATCCTGGACTTCCCGCACGAGTTTCCCGGCACGCGCATCGTCACGCTCGAGCAGAACTACCGCTCCACGCCGCACATCCTCGACAGCACCAACGTGCTGATCTCACGCAGCATGGAGCGCTACTCCAAGCAACTCTTCACGGCACGCACCGATGGCGAGCGTCCGTGGCTGGTGACCGTACGTGATGAATCCGCGCAAACCGCGTTTGTCGTGGATCGCCTCCTGGAGTTGCATGAACAAGGCACCCCACTGCGGGAGATGGCCGTGCTGTTCCGTGCCGGCTATCTGTCGGCGGATCTCGAAATCGAGTTGTCCAACCGGCGCATTCCCTACGAGAAGTGGGGTGGCCTCAAATTTCTCGAAGCCGCGCACATCAAGGACATCCTCGCGTTTGTGCGCCTGCTCGAAAACCCGCGTGATGAAGTGAGTTGGTATCGCCTGCTGCGGCTGTTGCCCGGTGTGGGTGATGCCACCGCCCGCAATGCCATCGAGTTGCTCAACCAGCATGGCTGGGCACCGATGGCCATTGGGGCGGTGAAAGCTCCCGCACGTGCCAAGCCCGGCCTGTTGGCCATGGCCGCACTGTTCGACGGTATGGGACGCGTGGAACGGGCCGACCGTCCGCACAGCCCGTCAGAGACCATTCGTCTGGTGCGGCAGCTCTACGACCCGCTGCTCAACGCCACCTACGACGACGCCCCACCGCGTCTCGCCGATCTCGATCAGCTCGAGATCATCGCCGCCGGATACACCGATCGCACCGAGTTTCTCGCCGCGCTGGCACTCGAGCCACCATCCAGCACGCAGGATCTCGCGATCGGCAGCACCGATGAAGACGATGCGCTCATTCTGTCCACCGTGCACTCCGCGAAGGGCAAGGAATGGGACGCCGTGTTCGTGATTCATGCGTCGGACGGCGTGTTTCCGATGGCCCGTGCCGCTGTGGATGACGCACAGATCGAGGAAGAGCGTCGTCTCCTGTACGTGGCGCTCACGCGGGCCCGCAACGATCTGTACGTGGTGTATCCCTTGCACAGCTATGCCACACGCACCGGTGCCGATTTTTCCTACACACAATTGTCCCGCTTCCTCGACCCCGGTGTACGCAACACCATGCAGCGCGTGACGCTGGGCGATGTGCCCGACACGCCCGCCCTGCGTGGCGAGCTTGGTCTCACCCCCGTCGAACCCGTGGTTGATTTGCGCGCCCTGTTACGCGGACGATTCGGTGCTTGA